The Verrucomicrobiia bacterium genomic interval CTATGGGCCGAACGTTTCAAGAGCGTCCTGATCGAGGACAACCCGGGAACGGTCCGCATGGTGGCCGCGTACATTGATCTGAATCCGGTGCGGGCCGGCATCGTGCAGGATCCCAAGGACTACCGGTTCTGCGGCTACGCCGCGGCGCTGACGGGCAACCGCATGCTGCGCAAGGGATTGATGAGCGGTCTGACGCCCGGGGACTGGGGGGTGGCGGCGGCGGAATACCGGCAGAGTCTGTTCGTGACGGCGGGGAGCCCGGGGCGGAGCGACAAGGTGGCGCTGGATCGGGAGACGATCCTGGAGGAGTTGCGACGCGGCGGGGCGTTGAGCGTGCCGCAGGTGCTGCGCTTGCGGGTGCGGCACCTGACCGACGGGGTGGTGCTGGGATCCAAGGCGTTCGTGAACGAGGTGTTCGTCCAGCATCGGGAACGGTTTGGCGCCAACCGCAAGGACGGGGCGCGTCGGATCCGGGGTGTCCCTCTACCCGGGATCAGCGTGCTGAGGGATCTGCAGGTGCGAACGGTCGGGTAGGGGTAGCGGCTCCCATGGAGAAGCAGAAGTTGAAATGACTGATTTGAAGTTTGCGTTGCAGGGTCGCCCACTCTTGGGATCCTGTGCTCTGGAGGCATAGGGTGAGTTGGACGAAGCGAGAACAATGGGGTCGCATCTGAATGTTTGACGTCGTACGGTGATGCTGACG includes:
- a CDS encoding transposase, which encodes MARMKVKAEEGRVGVYHCISRVVGGQRLLDDLCKEKLAEILLKLARFCGIEIITYCMMGNHFHLLLRVPAARDIPDAELLQRLEGFYGKRGILTVLAREGLEKRGAVDPDLRQSLLERMGDVSAFMKEFKQRFSRWYNRQTGRFGTLWAERFKSVLIEDNPGTVRMVAAYIDLNPVRAGIVQDPKDYRFCGYAAALTGNRMLRKGLMSGLTPGDWGVAAAEYRQSLFVTAGSPGRSDKVALDRETILEELRRGGALSVPQVLRLRVRHLTDGVVLGSKAFVNEVFVQHRERFGANRKDGARRIRGVPLPGISVLRDLQVRTVG